A single genomic interval of Halalkalibaculum roseum harbors:
- a CDS encoding archease: MGSFQEIDHTADKGIKIEGGSLQDIFETSVVGLAHMSREDLAKDSETSSESYIVEVESEDVTGLLVDFLSEVLTLSHIHHMVFLKADIVLLEETNIRAKVYGQKVDHFDEDIKAVTYHKADIRQKEDETYETYIVVDI; this comes from the coding sequence ATGGGCAGTTTTCAGGAAATCGACCACACAGCGGACAAAGGTATTAAAATTGAAGGCGGAAGTCTGCAGGATATTTTTGAAACATCTGTTGTAGGTTTAGCCCATATGTCCCGTGAAGATCTGGCTAAAGACTCCGAAACGTCGTCCGAATCATATATAGTAGAAGTGGAATCGGAAGACGTTACAGGTTTACTGGTTGATTTTCTATCCGAAGTTCTAACATTGAGCCATATACACCATATGGTGTTTCTAAAAGCAGATATTGTCCTTCTGGAAGAAACCAACATCAGGGCCAAAGTTTACGGGCAGAAAGTTGACCACTTTGATGAAGATATTAAGGCTGTCACATACCACAAGGCAGATATTCGCCAGAAGGAAGACGAAACATACGAGACCTATATTGTCGTTGATATCTAA
- a CDS encoding RtcB family protein: MIRKEQLNKMTNFLWEIPQSYREDMRVPARVYATEEGLEAILKDDSLDQLINVSTLPGIQKAAIAMPDAHQGYGFPIGGVAATKYPEGVISPGGIGYDINCGVRLLATDADYNEIKGEMENLATELYNNVPAGAGKSGPVNLNRQDFDRLLRRGAEWAVENGYGGSEDLEYIEANGRLDHADPNVVSERAKQRGQDQAGTLGGGNHFLEVDRVSKIFNQKAAQALGLHENQVVVFIHTGSRGFGHQVATDYVKKFQSKMNEYGINLPDRGLACAPMDTRDGKDYYHAMAAGANFAWCNRQVITSEVRKAFRNVLGTQAGKIDVVYDISHNIAKLEVHEINGNSEKVMVHRKGATRAFGPGHPELPDAYRDIGQPVFIPGSMGTSSYVLTGTTEGMQSTFGSTCHGAGRNMSRTAAKKQVDPNKLIRRLKEQDIHIQAASHSGVAEEAPLAYKEVDMVVETVEKAGIAKRVLQMHPAAVIKG, from the coding sequence ATGATTAGGAAAGAGCAATTAAACAAGATGACGAACTTTCTTTGGGAAATACCCCAATCTTACAGAGAAGACATGCGGGTTCCGGCCCGAGTCTATGCTACAGAAGAAGGACTTGAGGCCATTCTCAAAGACGACTCTTTGGATCAACTAATCAACGTATCCACGCTACCGGGGATACAAAAAGCAGCTATTGCCATGCCGGATGCACACCAGGGCTATGGATTCCCTATCGGAGGCGTAGCCGCAACAAAGTATCCTGAGGGTGTCATATCGCCCGGGGGTATCGGTTACGATATTAATTGCGGGGTAAGACTGCTGGCCACGGATGCCGACTATAATGAGATTAAAGGCGAAATGGAGAACCTCGCAACTGAACTGTACAATAATGTTCCTGCCGGTGCGGGAAAAAGCGGTCCGGTAAATTTAAACCGACAGGATTTTGATCGCTTGCTGCGACGGGGAGCCGAATGGGCAGTTGAAAATGGGTATGGCGGCTCAGAGGATTTAGAATACATTGAAGCCAACGGCCGACTGGATCATGCAGATCCTAATGTTGTATCTGAAAGAGCCAAACAGCGAGGACAAGATCAGGCCGGTACGCTGGGAGGCGGCAATCACTTCCTGGAAGTTGACCGGGTATCAAAAATTTTCAACCAAAAGGCAGCGCAAGCCTTAGGATTGCATGAAAATCAGGTCGTTGTCTTTATTCACACAGGTTCCAGAGGTTTTGGTCACCAAGTAGCCACCGACTATGTGAAAAAGTTTCAGAGCAAAATGAACGAATATGGAATTAATCTACCCGATCGCGGACTAGCCTGTGCCCCAATGGATACACGGGATGGCAAGGACTATTATCATGCAATGGCTGCGGGCGCTAATTTCGCGTGGTGTAATCGCCAGGTAATTACTTCAGAGGTGCGCAAGGCTTTCAGGAATGTACTGGGCACACAGGCCGGAAAAATTGATGTTGTGTATGACATCTCTCACAACATTGCCAAACTGGAAGTACATGAGATCAATGGGAATTCGGAAAAAGTAATGGTTCACCGTAAAGGTGCTACTCGCGCATTTGGTCCCGGCCACCCAGAACTTCCTGATGCCTACCGTGACATCGGACAGCCTGTTTTCATACCGGGCAGTATGGGAACCAGCTCCTATGTACTTACGGGTACGACTGAAGGCATGCAGTCTACTTTCGGTTCCACCTGCCATGGTGCGGGGCGTAATATGTCTCGTACAGCAGCCAAGAAACAGGTTGATCCCAATAAGCTTATTCGCAGGCTAAAAGAGCAGGATATTCATATACAAGCCGCTTCGCATAGCGGTGTCGCAGAAGAAGCGCCACTGGCTTATAAAGAAGTTGACATGGTGGTAGAAACGGTAGAAAAAGCAGGCATTGCCAAACGCGTACTCCAGATGCATCCCGCGGCAGTAATAAAAGGTTAA
- a CDS encoding DUF1761 domain-containing protein translates to MDMSTLNIWAILVATLSTFLVGWLWYGPLFGKSWMTATGLSEEQLQQGNMAKIFGLAFVFELIMAFNLAMFLNDPSIGLQEGTLYGFLTGFGWVFFALAVNALYEQKSWKYILVNGGYWTVTFTVMGLILGAWK, encoded by the coding sequence ATGGATATGTCAACTCTCAACATTTGGGCAATATTAGTAGCTACACTTTCTACTTTTCTTGTTGGATGGCTTTGGTACGGACCACTATTTGGCAAATCATGGATGACAGCCACAGGCCTTAGCGAAGAGCAGCTCCAGCAGGGTAACATGGCAAAAATATTTGGTCTGGCCTTTGTTTTTGAACTCATAATGGCATTCAACCTGGCTATGTTCTTGAATGACCCTTCAATAGGCCTACAGGAAGGGACCTTATATGGATTCCTGACCGGTTTCGGCTGGGTCTTTTTTGCTCTTGCTGTCAATGCCCTTTATGAGCAAAAATCATGGAAATATATCCTGGTCAACGGCGGGTACTGGACCGTTACATTCACAGTTATGGGATTAATACTCGGCGCCTGGAAGTAG
- the deoC gene encoding deoxyribose-phosphate aldolase, which translates to MIESSRTLDLSKPHPIDQVGVEARVARLNSRSVKKESKIEALKMALSMIDLTTLEGMDTEGKVIQLCQKAIKPHANLPDLPKVAAVCVYPNMVSVAKERLKGSGIHVASVATAFPSGMATLDEKLEETKKAVDQGADEVDMVISRGKFLKGEYNYVFDEIKAVKEACAQAHLKVILETGELQTLENVRKASDLAMQAGADFIKTSTGKIQPAATQPVTLVMLEAIRDHYYQTGQMVGMKPAGGIRKAKQAIQYLVLVKETLGNEWLTPDYFRFGASSLTNDLLMQIVKQQTGVYQSLNYFSND; encoded by the coding sequence ATGATAGAATCATCGAGAACATTGGATCTATCCAAGCCGCACCCCATCGATCAGGTAGGTGTAGAAGCGAGGGTAGCCCGGCTAAATTCCAGAAGCGTTAAGAAAGAGTCAAAGATCGAGGCTCTCAAGATGGCGCTGAGCATGATTGACCTTACCACTCTTGAAGGGATGGATACAGAAGGGAAAGTCATTCAACTTTGCCAGAAAGCCATAAAACCTCATGCAAACCTACCCGATCTGCCGAAAGTAGCGGCTGTCTGTGTTTACCCTAACATGGTCAGCGTAGCCAAGGAAAGGCTGAAAGGAAGCGGCATCCATGTGGCAAGTGTAGCAACGGCTTTTCCCAGCGGAATGGCAACACTGGATGAAAAGCTCGAAGAGACAAAAAAGGCCGTAGACCAAGGTGCCGATGAAGTGGATATGGTAATATCTCGAGGTAAATTTCTTAAGGGTGAATACAACTATGTATTTGATGAAATTAAGGCTGTAAAAGAAGCTTGCGCCCAAGCACACCTGAAAGTCATTCTTGAAACCGGTGAGCTGCAGACTTTGGAAAATGTCAGAAAAGCCAGTGACCTGGCTATGCAGGCCGGAGCAGATTTTATTAAAACCTCTACCGGAAAGATACAGCCCGCAGCCACACAGCCTGTAACGCTGGTTATGTTAGAGGCCATCCGGGACCATTACTATCAAACCGGTCAGATGGTCGGCATGAAACCGGCCGGCGGGATTCGAAAGGCAAAGCAGGCTATTCAATACCTGGTGCTGGTCAAAGAGACGCTGGGCAACGAATGGTTGACGCCTGATTACTTTCGATTCGGTGCCAGTTCACTGACCAATGATCTTCTGATGCAAATTGTAAAACAGCAGACCGGCGTATACCAGAGTCTGAATTATTTTTCAAACGATTGA